Proteins encoded in a region of the Salvelinus fontinalis isolate EN_2023a chromosome 17, ASM2944872v1, whole genome shotgun sequence genome:
- the LOC129813641 gene encoding serine protease FAM111A-like codes for MDDREKTQPNLDTSVKKITRPSNTSNNQQQTPDQSPGSDAKKEAHDESHSFRYRFEYKQYRVTCHTHGTVLGALRTSPEFENMTKKKQGMEIVIQREKERRAAVSTHFPCHLIDNDELVTVSFIKVPNGSSPDTQSLYKQSNPRKKIQPDKLMTFCVETQGGQNIKTKVMKNPELRKKVKYVCVYGYKGEKVKQALRRDGRFDKTILKTRCVLSEPETSVNTEMSQTVDGLDGKSHQGREGEMLVVKVKRIGRVSQPQPDSLEDWDNTPTEELSVPPGGTSEAALSPQNPTTTDTVQTQLQSKEAGKDGSSLVVKQKRQEIPNSKEILNILPSQYAGLEDHLKERENLKKPSDVQQFLRVEFGKKTQGFQEVKKVKILMELSASVCQVRIEGTATGTGFLLFDKFILTNAHVVQEIYEPITNTLQQSVTVTFDFEDLGEKTQQIPVQSEVVAYGKDDSGNVDFALLELSSDPDITLPLSLLDTFSFPSPDGGIFIIGHPEGGVKKTDPCFIIQRGDFEQAVEKHLTENKEFLHVIKRRCLEEKWDITHLPRDTKKIIYDSCLFHGAFGSPVFNEYCQLIAMHTGGYSYPGEGQKTQSIKEYAIPLSGILEEIIIQEVRRKRVDVLQGFLSHRSQKLDVVMERVKTQSDKASLVKAFQEKLPFDSNTSATDQGEQRTFHQFLFDKDDATGVDATGVDVTGVDAMEVDDIYDN; via the exons ATggatgatagagagaagacacaacCGAATCTGGACACATCTGTGAAG AAGATTACACGTCCAAGTAACACTTCAAACAACCAGCAACAAACTCCTGACCAATCTCCAGGATCTGATGCCaag AAAGAAGCACACGATGAAAGCCATTCCTTCCGATACCGCTTCGAATACAAACAATACAGAGTTACATGCCATACTCATGGAACGGTCCTGGGTGCACTGCGAACAAGCCCGGAGTTCGAGaacatgacaaagaaaaaacaggggATGGAAATTGTCATCCAAAGAGAAAAAGAGCGAAGGGCAGCTGTCAGTACACATTTCCCCTGCCATTTAATTGATAACGATGAGCTAGTGACAGTCAGCTTCATCAAAGTTCCAAACGGCAGTTCTCCAGATACCCAGAGCCTTTACAAACAGAGTAACCCCCGCAAAAAAATACAACCTGACAAGTTAATGACTTTCTGTGTTGAAACTCAGGGTGGACAAAATATTAAAACGAAAGTAATGAAAAACCCAGAGCTAAGGAAGAAAGTGAAGTATGTCTGTGTGTACGGATACAAAGGGGAAAAGGTGAAGCAAGCCTTGAGGAGAGATGGGCGATTTGATAAAACCATCTTGAAAACACGCTGTGTTCTTTCTGAGCCAGAGACGAGTGTCAACACAGAGATGTCCCAGACAGTTGATGGTCTTGATGGGAAAAGTCATCAAGGTCGTGAAGGTGAAATGTTGGTTGTGAAGGTAAAACGTATCGGTCGTGTATCTCAGCCACAGCCAGATAGTCTTGAGGATTGGGACAACACACCAACTGAAGAGCTGTCCGTCCCCCCTGGTGGAACATCGGAAGCAGCTCTCTCTCCTCAGAATCCTACCACAACAGACACAGTTCAAACACAGTTGCAGTCAAAGGAGGCAGGAAAAGATGGTAGTTCTCTGGTGGTGAAGCAAAAACGGCAAGAGATTCCAAACTCTAAAGAGATCCTAAACATCCTGCCTTCCCAATATGCAGGCTTGGAAGATcacttgaaagagagagagaatttgaaAAAGCCTTCAGACGTGCAACAATTCTTAAGAGTAGAGTTTGGAAAGAAAACACAGGGCTTCCAAGAGGTGAAGAAAGTGAAGATACTAATGGAGCTGAGTGCTTCTGTTTGTCAGGTGAGAATTGAAGGGACAGCAACAGGAACTGGCTTCCTTCTGTTTGACAAGTTCATCCTTACAAACGCCCATGTTGTCCAGGAAATCTATGAGCCGATAACTAACACGCTGCAACAATCTGTAACGGTCACGTTTGACTTTGAAGACCTGGGTGAGAAAACGCAGCAGATACCAGTGCAAAGTGAGGTTGTAGCCTATGGAAAAGATGATTCTGGGAATGTTGACTTTGCTTTGCTGGAGCTTAGCTCAGATCCTGACATCACCTTGCCTTTAAGCTTGCTGGACACCTTCAGCTTTCCGTCTCCAGATGGTGGAATCTTCATCATCGGTCACCCCGAGGGCGGGGTGAAAAAGACAGACCCCTGCTTTATCATTCAACGTGGAGATTTCGAACAAGCTGTAGAAAAACATTTAACAGAAAATAAGGAATTTCTTCATGTCATAAAGAGAAGATGTTTAGAGGAGAAATGGGACATCACACATCTACCGAGGGACACAAAAAAGATTATTTATGACAGCTGTTTATTCCACGGTGCCTTTGGCTCTCCAGTTTTCAATGAGTACTGCCAGCTGATAGCTATGCATACAGGAGGCTACTCCTACCCGGGTGAAGGACAGAAAACCCAGAGTATCAAAGAGTATGCTATTCCCCTGTCAGGCATACTTGAGGAGATCATCATCCAAGAGGTGCGTAGGAAACGAGTTGATGTGCTACAGGGATTCCTGAGCCACAGGAGTCAGAAATTAGACGTAGTGATGGAAAGAGTCAAGACACAGTCTGATAAAGCCAGCCTGGTCAAGGCCTTTCAGGAGAAGCTGCCGTTCGACAGTAACACTTCAGCTACAGATCAGGGAGAGCAGAGAACCTTCCACCAGTTCCTCTTTGATAAAGACGACGCCACAGGGGTCGACGCCACAGGGGTCGACGTCACAGGGGTCGACGCCATGGAGGTGGATGATATCTATGACAATTGA